A region of Lycium barbarum isolate Lr01 chromosome 3, ASM1917538v2, whole genome shotgun sequence DNA encodes the following proteins:
- the LOC132630872 gene encoding dnaJ protein ERDJ3A: METRRISIAIVLCASLFVLNTQSKTVDPYKVLGVDKNANQREIQKAFHKLSLQYHPDKNKNKSAQEKFAEINNAYDILSDEDKRKNYDLYGDEKGAPGFDAGGAGDHGGYTYFTSGGPGQSGFNFGPGGMGGGQGGSKSFSFSFGGPGSQSSFGGFGLDDIFSNMFGGGMGSGSQFGGFGGFGGSGRSQSRTRNSAKSIPSINSQKYKKEISDKGMTWLLLSHTSTSRGIQYYESVIGEVASSLDGAMKVGSINCETDASFCKSLGIYPRNAPRLFVYSLKSSGNGALVEYSDDLDVKRVKSFCHDHLPRFSKRVDLGHFDFVSQTVGGLPKVMLLSTKKDTPVIWRALSGLYQNRFVFYDAQVRDASDPAVRRLGVDALPAIVGWLSNGEKQILRTGISVKDLKSAIQDLSGLLDNFEKKNKKAASAQSKREQSEPDAKQVPVLTGSNFNDICGEKTPVCVIGVFWSSKAKDKLEKVLSSVSQKSLSRRRNTAYSSRDSVSYALLDAEKQQSFLNAFEKSGFKSSDKVLLAYKPRKGKFAVFNGEVTTEEAESFISSVLSGDVQFSNTRQKPIAK, translated from the exons ATGGAGACCCGACGAATTTCAATAGCTATCGTTCTATGTGCATCACTGTTTGTACTCAATACACAATCCAAAACCGTTGATCCCTATAAG GTGCTCGGAGTTGATAAAAACGCAAATCAGCGTGAGATCCAGAAAGCTTTTCACAA GCTCTCACTCCAATACCATCCAGACAAGAACAAAAATAAGAGTGCACAAGAGAAATTTGCCGAGATTAATAACG CTTATGATATCCTGTCTGATGAGGACAAGAGGAAAAACTATGACCTATATGGAGATGAGAAGGGAGCTCCTGGATTTGATGCTGGTGGTGCTGGAGATCATGGTGGATATACATACTTCACAAGTGGTGGACCAGGACAAAGTGGGTTTAACTTCGGGCCAGGTGGTATGGGTGGTGGACAAGGAGGTTCAAAATCATTTTCATTTTCCTTTGGTGGTCCTGGCAGCCAAAGCTCTTTTGGTGGCTTTGGTTTAGATGATATATTTTCCAACATGTTTGGGGGTGGTATGGGAAGTGGGAGtcaatttgggggttttggtgGCTTTGGTGGTTCAGGCAGGTCTCAGTCTAGAACCAGGAACTCTGCCAAGAGCATCCCTTCCATAAACTCACAAAAGTATAAGAAAGAAATTTCTGATAAAGGAATGACTTGGCTGTTACTATCTCACACATCTACATCAAGAGGTATCCAATATTATGAATCGGTCATTGGAGAAGTTGCAAGCTCACTGGATGGGGCAATGAAG GTGGGGAGCATAAACTGTGAAACTGATGCATCTTTTTGCAAGAGTCTTGGCATATATCCTCGCAATGCGCCAAGATTGTTCGTGTATTCATTAAAATCAAGTGGGAATGGTGCTTTAGTGGAGTACAGTGATGATTTAGATGTGAAAAGGGTGAAAAGTTTTTGCCATGACCATCTTCCTAGATTCTCAAAGCGAGTAGATTTGGGCCACTTTGATTTTGTTTCCCAGACTGTTGGAGGTTTACCTAAAGTGATGCTTCTCTCTACAAAGAAAGATACACCAGTTATTTGGCGTGCTCTTAGTGGCTTGTATCAAAATCGTTTTGTCTTCTACGATGCACAG GTTCGTGATGCATCTGATCCTGCTGTCCGAAGGTTGGGAGTTGATGCTCTTCCTGCCATTGTTGGCTGGTTATCCAATGGGGAGAAGCAGATTTTGCGAACAGGAATTTCTGTGAAAGATCTAAAGTCAGCAATTCAAGATCTAAGTGGATTACTGGacaattttgaaaagaaaaataagaaggcAGCTTCAGCACAGAGTAAAAGAGAGCAGAGTGAACCAGATGCTAAGCAAGTACCTGTCCTTACAGGCTCTAATTTCAATGATATTTGCGGGGAGAAAACTCCTGTTTGTGTGATTGGTGTTTTCTGGTCATCTAAGGCAAAGGATAAGCTAGAAAAAGTTCTATCCTCG GTCTCTCAAAAATCATTGTCAAGACGACGGAATACAGCCTATAGCTCAAGAGATTCAGTTTCGTACGCACTTTTGGATGCAGAGAAGCAGCAGTCTTTCTTGAACGCGTTTGAAAAATCAGGATTTAAATCATCAGACAAGGTCCTTCTTGCGTACAAGCCGCGGAAGGGTAAGTTTGCAGTTTTTAATGGGGAAGTTACTACTGAAGAAGCAGAGAGTTTCATTAGCTCCGTTCTCAGTGGGGACGTACAATTTTCCAACACCAGACAGAAACCTATAGCAAAGTGA